The Sphingomonas alpina genome has a segment encoding these proteins:
- a CDS encoding arginyltransferase — MTAPFRFPRFFVTSPSPCPYLPGRQERKVFTELNGPHAGELNDALGRIGFRRSQSVAYRPSCASCTACVSVRVVAHEFEPNATQRKLIKRNADLDVTACRPWATDEQFQLLRRYLASRHPGGGMAGMDEGDYADMVEHSPVNSFIIEYREPAQNGRQGRLIGACLTDQQADGLSMIYSFFDADAADRPGLGNFIIMDHILRARSAGLPYVYLGYWVKGSARMEYKTRYRPLEVLGPSGWHLLVDEPVAVSATTQAALEGELA, encoded by the coding sequence GTGACTGCACCATTTCGTTTTCCACGCTTTTTCGTGACCAGCCCGTCACCATGCCCCTATTTGCCCGGCCGCCAGGAGCGGAAGGTCTTTACCGAACTGAACGGCCCGCATGCCGGTGAGCTGAACGATGCGCTTGGCCGGATCGGTTTCCGGCGCAGCCAGTCGGTCGCCTATCGCCCCAGCTGCGCCAGCTGCACCGCCTGCGTCTCGGTCCGTGTCGTGGCGCATGAATTCGAACCCAATGCGACCCAGCGCAAGCTGATCAAGCGCAACGCCGATCTCGACGTCACTGCATGCCGTCCCTGGGCAACCGACGAACAATTCCAGCTGCTGCGCCGCTATCTCGCGTCGCGCCATCCCGGTGGCGGCATGGCCGGCATGGATGAGGGCGATTATGCCGACATGGTCGAACATTCGCCGGTCAACAGCTTCATCATCGAATATCGCGAGCCCGCGCAGAACGGCCGTCAGGGCCGGCTGATCGGCGCCTGCCTGACTGACCAGCAGGCCGACGGGCTGTCGATGATCTACAGCTTCTTCGACGCCGATGCCGCCGACCGTCCCGGGCTCGGCAATTTCATCATCATGGATCACATCCTGCGCGCTCGCTCGGCCGGCCTGCCCTATGTCTATCTGGGCTATTGGGTGAAGGGATCGGCGCGGATGGAATATAAGACGCGCTATCGTCCGCTCGAGGTGCTCGGGCCGTCGGGCTGGCATTTGCTGGTCGACGAGCCTGTCGCCGTGTCGGCAACGACCCAGGCTGCGCTTGAGGGCGAACTCGCCTGA
- a CDS encoding threonine ammonia-lyase yields the protein MATDPLPAAEQLPVTIDDVRAAHIRIASSIVRTPTFVSKTLSQLTGATVYLKFENLQFTAAYKERGALNTLMQLDSETKGVIAASAGNHAQGLAYHAHRLGIPATIVMPTNTPTVKVTQTEGHHANVVLYGETFDAAYAHARELEGERGYTFVHPFDDVRVIAGQGTVAIEMLEDVPEIDTLITPIGGGGLISGMAVVARAVSEKAGGRPIEVIGVEAELFPSMYNRINGTNMPCAGDTLAEGIAVKEPGVITSGMVRQLVDDIVLVSERSLEEAVSLLLQIEKTVVEGAGAAGLAALLQHPERFRGKTVGIILCGGNIDTRLLANVLLRDLARSGRLARLRIRLQDQPGALFNVARIFDQQRVNIIEIYHQRVFTTLPAKGLITDIECETRDRAHLDRLMVALTEAGYEASPVELA from the coding sequence ATGGCTACCGATCCCCTGCCCGCCGCTGAACAGCTCCCCGTCACTATCGACGACGTACGCGCCGCGCATATTCGTATTGCCAGTTCGATCGTGCGGACGCCGACCTTCGTCAGCAAGACGCTGTCGCAGCTGACTGGTGCCACGGTCTATCTCAAGTTCGAGAACCTCCAGTTCACCGCGGCCTATAAGGAGCGTGGCGCGCTCAACACGCTGATGCAGCTCGATTCCGAGACCAAGGGCGTGATCGCGGCATCGGCCGGCAATCATGCCCAGGGGCTGGCCTATCATGCGCATCGCCTCGGCATCCCCGCGACGATCGTGATGCCGACCAACACCCCGACGGTGAAGGTTACACAGACCGAGGGGCACCACGCCAATGTCGTGCTGTACGGCGAAACCTTCGATGCGGCCTATGCCCATGCCCGCGAACTGGAAGGAGAGCGCGGCTATACCTTCGTCCACCCGTTCGATGATGTCCGCGTCATCGCGGGACAAGGCACGGTCGCGATCGAGATGCTCGAAGACGTGCCGGAGATCGACACGCTCATTACACCGATCGGCGGCGGCGGGTTGATCTCCGGCATGGCGGTCGTAGCGCGCGCCGTGAGCGAGAAGGCGGGCGGGCGCCCGATCGAAGTGATCGGGGTCGAGGCCGAACTCTTTCCGTCGATGTACAACCGCATCAACGGCACCAATATGCCCTGCGCTGGCGACACGCTGGCCGAGGGCATCGCGGTCAAGGAGCCCGGCGTCATCACCAGCGGGATGGTCCGGCAGCTGGTCGATGATATCGTGCTGGTGAGCGAGCGAAGCTTGGAGGAAGCGGTCAGCCTGCTGCTCCAGATCGAGAAGACGGTGGTCGAGGGTGCGGGCGCCGCGGGCCTTGCCGCGCTGCTTCAGCATCCCGAGCGCTTCAGGGGCAAGACTGTCGGCATCATCCTGTGCGGCGGTAATATCGACACGCGGCTGCTTGCCAATGTCCTGCTGCGCGACCTGGCCCGCTCGGGCCGGCTCGCCCGGTTGCGGATCCGCCTGCAGGATCAGCCTGGCGCTCTGTTCAACGTCGCGCGGATCTTCGACCAGCAGCGCGTCAATATCATCGAAATCTACCACCAGCGCGTCTTCACGACCCTGCCGGCCAAGGGCCTGATCACCGATATCGAGTGCGAAACGCGCGACCGTGCACATCTCGATCGGCTGATGGTCGCTCTGACCGAAGCGGGATATGAAGCGAGCCCGGTCGAACTCGCCTGA
- a CDS encoding NAD(P)-dependent oxidoreductase has translation MAEIAFIGTGVMGAPMAGHLVTAGHNVTVYNRSPEKAAAWTARHGGRSAATALEAIAGAEVLVTCVGNDADLDALLLQSPEAMEQLRGGLIIDHTTVSARISRNICDAAAAFEIEFVDAPVSGGQAGAEKGALSIMCGARSPQVFARAEVIVAAYAARTIHVGGPGAGQQTKMVNQIAIAGVLQGLSEALRFAQASDLDTAKVFEAISGGAAQSWQMVNRWQSMSEDRFDFGFAVDWMRKDLGLALDEAKRNGAVLPVAALVDQFYAEVQKLGGARQDTSSLVRRLPK, from the coding sequence ATGGCTGAAATCGCATTCATCGGAACCGGCGTCATGGGCGCGCCGATGGCGGGGCACCTTGTCACCGCCGGGCACAACGTCACCGTCTATAATCGCTCACCCGAAAAGGCAGCGGCATGGACGGCACGCCATGGCGGGCGATCCGCCGCGACCGCGCTCGAAGCGATTGCCGGCGCCGAGGTGCTGGTTACCTGTGTCGGCAACGACGCCGATCTCGACGCGCTGCTGCTGCAGAGCCCCGAAGCGATGGAGCAGCTGCGCGGCGGGCTGATCATCGATCACACCACGGTATCGGCGCGTATCTCACGCAATATCTGCGATGCCGCTGCGGCGTTCGAGATCGAGTTCGTCGACGCGCCGGTGTCGGGCGGTCAGGCTGGTGCCGAAAAGGGCGCCTTGTCGATCATGTGTGGCGCGCGTTCGCCGCAGGTCTTTGCCCGTGCCGAGGTGATCGTTGCGGCCTATGCCGCGCGGACGATCCATGTCGGCGGTCCGGGCGCCGGGCAGCAGACCAAGATGGTGAACCAGATCGCCATCGCCGGCGTGCTGCAGGGCCTGTCCGAGGCATTGCGCTTCGCTCAGGCGAGCGACCTCGACACCGCCAAAGTGTTCGAGGCGATTTCCGGCGGCGCGGCGCAGAGCTGGCAGATGGTCAATCGCTGGCAATCGATGAGCGAGGATCGCTTCGATTTCGGCTTTGCGGTCGACTGGATGCGCAAGGATCTGGGCCTCGCGCTCGATGAAGCGAAGCGCAACGGCGCGGTGCTGCCGGTCGCGGCGCTGGTCGATCAATTCTATGCCGAGGTGCAGAAACTGGGCGGCGCGCGCCAGGATACGAGTTCGCTGGTGAGGAGATTGCCGAAGTGA